The window TCAGTGCCACCCTGTGGCTGTTGACCATAACTACTGTGAAAGGGTGCTGGAGAGGTTTAAAGAAAATTAAGTGGGAACATCAATTAAGGAAGTTTCCTTGgtatataaacaaaatgaaaacaccaAATTTTAGgcacattttattgtttattgataAAATCACAAATATCTctgattacacaaaaaaatacttctGATACATCTGAAATTTACTGACATCTTTGGGTTATAAGGTGGGGCatgtgtttgctttttctttttgtagaaACCATTTATTTAGTTTCTCTTTACTTGTTGCATCACTGTCGACTGTAATGGAACTCTTACTTCTATTTTCTTATTAACAGTATGTTTGTACTCCTACAAAATATTCATTTGAGTGTGCAATGATCTCTTGGTGTATGATATGTACTATGTATTCTGTAAATCATACATCCCAGATTTAGGTCATATTATGTTTTGGTGGCTGTTGTTGGAGCTGCATGTGttataaatcaaacaaaaacaaaaggcagcAAAAGGTCATGGAAAAAGCCCAGGATACATGTTAACAGTTGGGTTTGTGTGTAAAGGCCTCCAGCACTCCACCCTACAACTTCCTGCTGGGCAATAATACCATCAATACAGGGGTCCCATTACAAGCCTATCAAGTTACCAGCACAGCAAGGCAGGCAAACTACAGGCTCACTAGTGACTCAACACATGTCAGTGCACATTATAGTGAAGCCAAGCCAAAGACTGCATGCTGACTGGCTCACGagacactgaacagaaaaattTCAACAAAGAAAATTTGTCCTGAACAGTGTAACTATGACAAAGTTTTCCTCCCATTCACTGCAGACCTGCACTGTGTGAATCAATAGATCTACCACTGTCATGTTCACACTTAAAATTCATCCAACTCGACTTGAGTAAAGCTTTTTCTTGCAAATTCAGGTGACAAAATAATATGGCCGATTTGGATTGAAAACGTAAAACAACATTATTAAGGGGCGGGTTCaccaaaaaatataaaacatcatcaacatcaacaaaCTATCTAGCCATGCAGAGATATGGAAATATTGTGTCATGGTGTCATTGTGTCAGTCTATTAACCATGTTTCATTGTGCTGGCAGAAATGTCAGACAAGGTCATTTCAACCCCCGGTAACACTATCTGcataggaaaaacacaaaaggtaagaaagaaaatagttttttaGGGCTCTGTAACCCTATAAATATTAGTGAATTGAGCACAAAAGGGTTCAGTGAAAATTAACAGTCAATACTTTTGCTAATTCAAGCACCTCAAATATGCAGATCCAGTTCTttcatttgtcatttatgatagttAACAAAGTGGACTTACATCCCATTATGTGTTGGATAAAATGAGCATTTTGATTGTCATAAAGTGCATTTTCCACTATGTTATGACTTAATTGTCATGGAAACAATGGCAGAACTTTAATTACAAATTAATTGATCATACAATCAGCTcttattgtttttgtaatttggataaaatgaccctttaaaccCCTCTAAATATTGCCTTACAACAGAGTCAACACAGGAGCAATTTGTTGTTTCATTGCTACAGTACTCTGGCATGGACTTATACATTAAATACATATACAAATATTCAGCACACCCTCTGGCTCCCTGAATGTAAAGCATCAAACAAAACCAGAGTATACATgataaacactgacagacacaatGTCACGGTTGACCACATGTCTGCAATGCACGTGTGTTTATTTCCTAAATATCATATTGATGAATGGAATATGAGAGAAATGTGAAGTAATTTAATTTACAGCACGAGCATTTCGTACACAAAATGCGCATTACACGCAGCAAAATGAACACACCTCATCTGTtatgatttaaatggtttatgGCCTATAAACTGCTGTCTTTTCAGACATCATTCTCAGTACACTTATCACTTTCTTTCCCCTGAGGATAAATAAGGTTGTACAAAATGGCTTACAATATCTGAGTAACAATACAAAAGtgataaaacattttcctcTCTCTAACCCCCTAACCCGCACATGCTGGTAGTCGATAAGATTCACATGAATAGTGGCTGGATGTTATCACTACTTTCCTACTGCTCGTGAGTTTTCACAAATATGACATGATGTGAAAAAATGACAGCTCTGCAACCACAAAAGATGTAGTTATAAATATTGAAAAAAGTTTGTTCCCATAAAGATGaaggtttttgtgtaatatCCAAAACTCTTCAGGTTAAACATTCTTTAAAGCTCACAGGAGTTCTACGTAactagaaaacaaaataaaattgttCTTCAAAATAACACTGACAGCAACACTTTCATCTATCATCTATTTGCACAGAAACGTCAATTTCACAAAAGATGACTGCATCAGAAACCTTCTGAGGAATCCTGTACAGTGCAAACAGGACCTTCTGGACAAATGTGATGTTAATTGTTTTGGACTACTTGGTCACCATTATCTGAGctgcaaaaacaaatacatcagATTTTAAGAATACTGTGTTGTAGCATAGTGGAAATGTTACTAGCACACTTAACACCTTGATACTGTACTTACAGTGATATAGGCTATGGCGTTGTCTGAATCCACCGCTCCGTAATGTGCTGGGCTGAACTCCGATCCTTGCTAGAAAATCAAAGACTTGAGCAATTTGTTCTAGCACCCTGGCATTGTAAACATCTTGTTCTTTCAAAAGGCAAGACACCAGTTTGGTTTTTAAAGTGCAATCTCTCCCACTGTACACGCAATAGCAGCAACCCACAATCAACTGTTTTGTTTGACACCAGCACCGACTAAGAGATTAAACCCATGTTAGTAGTTTTTACACAGGAATTAAACTACTGTTTTTAAAGATTGTGCAGATATGCAAATGTCTAAATAAGCCAATAAATCAATGAGTATAGTAAATAGTCAAGTATTTGAAATAGTCCATGTTGTGGATCTAAAATCTTAATACAGGTAATTAAGGCTCACATACAAACAACTTCTTGTTGGAATGTCAAAAGTCTGAATGTAGACACTTGTGACACCTGCAAAGATTTCTTTACAGTGTCTAAAAAAAATTTTCACAGCCAGGTCACTTGGTTCCTGCACTCACTGGAAAAACAAAGACTTCTAACTAAAATGCTACTTGctgggaaaacaaaaatcattccCCAGAGTTCATCTTTGATATCCTTAACACAGATGATCAATTTGTTAACAAAGAAAATTCCATGGAAGCGTACCACCATTAGTTTCAGTTTCATATTATTTTGACATGCTATAGCTTTCCTGGAATATCAATTATTCCATCAAAACTGTTCCCATGAACCCTGTTTACCCAAGTCCTAGGGAGTCTTGCTTATGTGTTCCCTTTTATGATGACATGGGGAATGATGTGAAACAAGAGGAATGctccaaagaaaacaaaaaagaaaagtagacCAAGTCCCAGCTGAGACAaaggcagacaaacaaaaacactaaagaCTGGTGAAAGAATCATCTGAGCGAGGAGAAAGAGCCCATTTAAATTGACTCATTGAAGAGGCGTAGAATTACTTTTGTTCATGTCTGATTGCAGGCACCAGAGGGCGTCATGATCAACTTTCCTCCCAACATCAGCAAACCAAAGGAcagagtggagagagaaaatcTTCCCAGTCTACTCTACATCTGAGGCATCACTTTCAGAGAGGAGGCGGTTGTTGCCTTTTACCCGGATGTAGTGGATGTGGCGATTGTCACTTGGTGAGGAGACTCCACAGGAGCAGAGCTGACCGGTGAATAGGTTCTCGATTTCCTCCAGCTGCAGTCCCTGAGTCTCTGGGAGGCAGCCCTGGACAAATAGGAGGGCCAACACCACCAGGCCGGTGTACATGAAGAACGCCCCTGGTAGAGAgatttacatgtacatttacattatgAGTTATGGCTGCCActattaaacatattttctgtttgtttataaaTGATATGTCTCTGATTCTGATATTGAATGGTCATTAACGGACAAGCATTTATTGCTGCTTTGTCTTTAGCTGTAGACTTCACAGTCACCTCAACAGACAGTGAGATGGTTCCAAAAGTTTGTGataaatgaatgtattttagttaaaaaacatattttttacacTGTATGTACATTGTCTGTTTAGTCTCACACTGCTTGTAAACAAAACTCAGTTTAAGTCCATCTCATCTCCCTCGCCACTGTTGCtataaacaaaatgttgtttatagTGACCACGCCTGGTTATATAAAgagtgaaaacagcatttctgGGCAAGACTAAAGCAAAAGCTGCAGGGAAATGCTTTCACTGACAACATATTCTTACATTTCTATCGAAAAAATAGACACATATCAGACAACAGAACAGGAATAAATCAGTACAAAGTGAACTAATTAACCAGGGCATTCTGAACATGATTCATAAGCTAAGCTATGAGCAGCACAGAATTACTTACTGTACAGTAAAATATGAAATGGGAACAACACATTGCCCAGTATGCATTTTCAACTGCTCCTTCTACTCTGTAAACtgggttttatttgtttctgacCTGGCAAACAGTTAAAATTATTCAAAAATACCATCCTAAAGCAGAGCAATGATCACAGACAACTTTTTCCTGATAGGTCTCATCTTACATGTATAAGAAGTTTATAGTATGAAGATGTATTAACCATCATCAGACCTCCTGATGGAGTCTTACCGTAATAGGTCAGAAACTCAGCAACGTGAAGAAATGTCAGAGACACCAGGACGTTAAAGATCCAGTTGACCCCGGCTGAACAGGCATTGCCGGTGCTGCGGGCCCATAGTGGATAGATCTCTGAGTTCACTGTCCAAGGCATGGGGCCCATACCTAACACACAGAGGTGCTCTTCAATATTCACAAACATAATATGTACTGCACGTATCATTTCTTGATATAGCTACCTGGCAATATATCTTGTATTTGTTATTCTTTGTGATCATAAACATAATAATTGGTGGTTCAGATGTCTGTTAGCAGGGAGGTTTATTGCCATGTTAAGGgtaaaacacaggaaaacatcCCATGCATTTGCTAACTTTTTTGTGCATCAGCCAAAATGGTTTGTGTCACAATACAGTCTTTTTTAGATAAAGAATCTAGCTCAATCTGATAGCAATCAGAGATGGTTTGGAACATAATAAGATTAAAAATTCCTTTTCTTAAATTTGCTGGACGACTGTTAGATCTGAGATGTTTGAAAGACATTAAGAAAGTAGTTTCAGACCTGGAGCAAAGCATGCAAGGTAGAGGAGGAGGCCCATCAGGACGATCCAGGAGTAGGATGTTGGACAGTAGTTATAGGCCCAGAACAGGCTGTCAGATGCCTCTGTCTGGTTGGAACACCTGCATGAGAAAAATGTTGCAAGAAATCAACAACAAGATTTCTCTACAGGTTTTACCTACAGACCTATTTCAATTCAAATCCAGCAAAGGCAATCTTATTGCAGAGCAGATCATAGGTGCTTTAACTGTAAGTACATTTTAAAGTGGCAAACATATGATGATGAGCTTGTAATGACCCACATGAACTGAGTGTTTGTGAGTTTGTACTGTGACACATATGTTTTCTATCTCAATtatctctcaccctctctgtcACACAGATAATGAGTGTCTAACCTTCCCCAGGAGGCGTGATCTGTGGACTTCTGATtgacaggaacacaggaggCATTGTACACTGTGGTGCCATTGTCACGATAACAAAATCCACATGCCGGATCCAACATGCAGAATTCACAGGacctggaggacagagtggaaAGTTAAACCTCTCATATACTAATAATAATCCCCGTCCAAACACACATGGCGGTCACACTGTTTACTAAGCAATAGACAGGCACACATACCACTGTCAGCAGTGATAACTCAAGCCTCTGATAACACAAGGATAGtgaagcttttaaaaaaaaagtttgcagaTGCAGGAAGAACAATGGATTAATTCTCAAGGATCTCTGGTCAAACTATCAAACAAGTAAAAACGGGTATACCTCCAGGAGTCATACTTAGCTAAATTTGAGTGctgttcatttgttttgatcatttgtgtAGTTTGAAAGGCCCTTAGGATATTCAGGACCTATGTACAGACAGATACAAATGGACACTCCCACTGGGAAAATTACAAAAGTTTACTTAGGAGCCACTTTTTACTTACATTATAAATAGTAAGTTCATGGTTGTTTGAAGCCAAAAAATCACCATGATGTTGAACTTATTACAACTCATTAGACATCAAGTGTTAAAACCTAGTTGTATTTCTAGTGAGCAATTTCCTACATTTCCTAGAATGCCTTACAACAGCCCCTCGAAAAGGACTTCATGTATTTAGCTCTGGGCTGCTTGTAGGTGAAGAGAGTGATGGTAACGAGGAGGTGTGAAATCCTTGTTGGGAAAGCAAGACTCATGTCCAGTATTTAAAGTGTAACATGACTGTAGCTTCTGGCAGTGTGAAAAGTGATCTTCCTGATTCTTTTACACTTTGTTTCTCCTTTTATAATGTAAAAATTGTGAGAATAGAAAGAATCTTTCACTTTTCTGGGACTCAACAACTAAACCTGACATCTGTTGttaaagtgaaaaacatttcaaaaatcaGGCCAAGACGATACTGGAGTAGCAATATCTTGCCATGAAATTACATTGAATATATAAACCCGCTATCTGGATGTATAAGAACCGATAAACTGACAtctcaaaatgaaaattaaaagtTGGTGGAAAGGATTAAAAGGGTGCGTTCTCTTACGAATATAGGTTGCAGGTTGAGTTCTGTGATCCCACTGGATGGAGGGTGACGGGCGGAGAATTCATGGCAGATAGCAAGAACCCAACTGCCAATAAGGCAAGGCTCAGACCAGTACCTGCATTATAAAAATTAAACACGCCACATAAAGCTccgaaaaagaagaataatATTGTCTGTATAAATTATAAATGCATAAATCCTGCACAGAACTGTGCATGAGACTACAACTAAGATATAGAGCAAGACATTGTATCCGACAGACCTGTGCCTTATATGCCCTGTGCGTTATATTGTtctattttaaaataatgtgttGCTATTGGTTCATATACATTAATTGTGTTTCAATTAACTCATCTtggcacaaagaaaaaacacattaaaaagagaaaaaaaaatagtgtcaGTCACAAGTTGTCTTTAAGAATGACTATCCAAAGGACAAACCTATAAGACTGCCCAGGGTCAGCTTCCTGCGGCCAACTCTCTCCACAAGCCAGACTCCAACCAAGGTGAATATGAAGTTGGTGGCAGAAGTTGCAGCAGCCAGCCAGATTGCCAGTTTATCATCCCGCACCCCCGCCATCTGCAGAATAGTCGCACTGTAGTACCTAGATAAGAGAGCAGAGGCTCACTCAAAAGGCAAATCAATTTACggatgccatttttttttttttttgttctcagttAGACAGGTCAGAGGCTTTTACAATGGTGGGAGATAAGATAATTATGTGGGAGCTTTTACAAGATAAATAGTGGACCTACATGACTGTGTTTATCCCAGACAGCTGCTGAAACATCTGGAGGCCACAGCCAACGATGAGAGCCCTGCGAGTCGGACCGTGATGGAGGATCCTCAAAATAACAAGTCCTCCTAAACAACAAgcaagaataaaaacaatacttaatACAATACTAAATGTTTGTACCAAACATGGTTTTGTTACATCCAGGCAAAACTCATTTAGTCACTGCTGTTCACAGAAAACCTTCACCTCCGCCcgcctctttctcctcttcctcgaTGCTGGTTTTGATGGTGTCATACTCCGAGTCAATGCTCTGGCCCCCTCTGATCCGGCTGAGAGCTTCACGGGCCTCTTGGCTGCGGCCCTTTTGGATAAGCCAGCGGGGGCTCTCTGGCAGGAAGAAGAAGCCGATGAACTGCAGCACCGCTGGGACAATGGACAAACCCAGCATGTACCTACAGTATGGAGGGAATGAAGAAGAGTGAAGGGGAGAAGGAATGCTACCACTCGATCAATGAGATTCTCAAAGTGGGGGTCTGAATACTTTCAAATGTCATGGAGGGGGTCGATTTCAAGCTGCATCATCATGGATTGGGGAATCAAAGACACATAACTGAGGATGTTCAGAACGGATCCACATGACTGAAATCTGAGTTAATATTTTAGACTCCAATCCCAGCGTTTGACCTTTTTTTAAGGATCAGTTATATCTTTTTAAAACCAGATCCACTTGAGACCCTTTGCTTGCTCACAACTGAAAAATACTCTTCTTAGTGCGCTCTGACTGACAATTTAA is drawn from Sparus aurata chromosome 8, fSpaAur1.1, whole genome shotgun sequence and contains these coding sequences:
- the LOC115586932 gene encoding proton myo-inositol cotransporter-like isoform X2, with the protein product MSSSHDEYSLKHMGNLMGSRRPKAGDDGEQSLIGHPSWDPATGGDLLDQDAPTTGFVYLLSFFSALGGFLFGYDTGVVSGAMLLLKKEMNLSNLWQELLVSSTVGAAALSSLGGGSLNGWLGRRICIILASFIFTVGGIVLSVAPDKEVLLVGRIIVGLGIGIASMTVPVYIAEISPPHQRGQLVTINSLFITGGQLIASVIDGAFSYMSHDGWRYMLGLSIVPAVLQFIGFFFLPESPRWLIQKGRSQEAREALSRIRGGQSIDSEYDTIKTSIEEEEKEAGGGGLVILRILHHGPTRRALIVGCGLQMFQQLSGINTVMYYSATILQMAGVRDDKLAIWLAAATSATNFIFTLVGVWLVERVGRRKLTLGSLIGTGLSLALLAVGFLLSAMNSPPVTLHPVGSQNSTCNLYSSCEFCMLDPACGFCYRDNGTTVYNASCVPVNQKSTDHASWGRCSNQTEASDSLFWAYNYCPTSYSWIVLMGLLLYLACFAPGMGPMPWTVNSEIYPLWARSTGNACSAGVNWIFNVLVSLTFLHVAEFLTYYGAFFMYTGLVVLALLFVQGCLPETQGLQLEEIENLFTGQLCSCGVSSPSDNRHIHYIRQGSEFSPAHYGAVDSDNAIAYITLR
- the LOC115586932 gene encoding proton myo-inositol cotransporter-like isoform X3, with amino-acid sequence MGNLMGSRRPKAGDDGEQSLIGHPSWDPATGGDLLDQDAPTTGFVYLLSFFSALGGFLFGYDTGVVSGAMLLLKKEMNLSNLWQELLVSSTVGAAALSSLGGGSLNGWLGRRICIILASFIFTVGGIVLSVAPDKEVLLVGRIIVGLGIGIASMTVPVYIAEISPPHQRGQLVTINSLFITGGQLIASVIDGAFSYMSHDGWRYMLGLSIVPAVLQFIGFFFLPESPRWLIQKGRSQEAREALSRIRGGQSIDSEYDTIKTSIEEEEKEAGGGGLVILRILHHGPTRRALIVGCGLQMFQQLSGINTVMYYSATILQMAGVRDDKLAIWLAAATSATNFIFTLVGVWLVERVGRRKLTLGSLIGTGLSLALLAVGFLLSAMNSPPVTLHPVGSQNSTCNLYSSCEFCMLDPACGFCYRDNGTTVYNASCVPVNQKSTDHASWGRCSNQTEASDSLFWAYNYCPTSYSWIVLMGLLLYLACFAPGMGPMPWTVNSEIYPLWARSTGNACSAGVNWIFNVLVSLTFLHVAEFLTYYGAFFMYTGLVVLALLFVQGCLPETQGLQLEEIENLFTGQLCSCGVSSPSDNRHIHYIRQGSEFSPAHYGAVDSDNAIAYITVSTVSRC
- the LOC115586932 gene encoding proton myo-inositol cotransporter-like isoform X1, producing the protein MSSSHDEYSLKHMGNLMGSRRPKAGDDGEQSLIGHPSWDPATGGDLLDQDAPTTGFVYLLSFFSALGGFLFGYDTGVVSGAMLLLKKEMNLSNLWQELLVSSTVGAAALSSLGGGSLNGWLGRRICIILASFIFTVGGIVLSVAPDKEVLLVGRIIVGLGIGIASMTVPVYIAEISPPHQRGQLVTINSLFITGGQLIASVIDGAFSYMSHDGWRYMLGLSIVPAVLQFIGFFFLPESPRWLIQKGRSQEAREALSRIRGGQSIDSEYDTIKTSIEEEEKEAGGGGLVILRILHHGPTRRALIVGCGLQMFQQLSGINTVMYYSATILQMAGVRDDKLAIWLAAATSATNFIFTLVGVWLVERVGRRKLTLGSLIGTGLSLALLAVGFLLSAMNSPPVTLHPVGSQNSTCNLYSSCEFCMLDPACGFCYRDNGTTVYNASCVPVNQKSTDHASWGRCSNQTEASDSLFWAYNYCPTSYSWIVLMGLLLYLACFAPGMGPMPWTVNSEIYPLWARSTGNACSAGVNWIFNVLVSLTFLHVAEFLTYYGAFFMYTGLVVLALLFVQGCLPETQGLQLEEIENLFTGQLCSCGVSSPSDNRHIHYIRQGSEFSPAHYGAVDSDNAIAYITVSTVSRC
- the LOC115586932 gene encoding proton myo-inositol cotransporter-like isoform X4; protein product: MSSSHDEYSLKHMGNLMGSRRPKAGDDGEQSLIGHPSWDPATGGDLLDQDAPTTGFVYLLSFFSALGGFLFGYDTGVVSGAMLLLKKEMNLSNLWQELLVSSTVGAAALSSLGGGSLNGWLGRRICIILASFIFTVGGIVLSVAPDKEVLLVGRIIVGLGIGIASMTVPVYIAEISPPHQRGQLVTINSLFITGGQLIASVIDGAFSYMSHDGWRYMLGLSIVPAVLQFIGFFFLPESPRWLIQKGRSQEAREALSRIRGGQSIDSEYDTIKTSIEEEEKEAGGGGLVILRILHHGPTRRALIVGCGLQMFQQLSGINTVMYYSATILQMAGVRDDKLAIWLAAATSATNFIFTLVGVWLVERVGRRKLTLGSLIGTGLSLALLAVGFLLSAMNSPPVTLHPVGSQNSTCNLYSSCEFCMLDPACGFCYRDNGTTVYNASCVPVNQKSTDHASWGRCSNQTEASDSLFWAYNYCPTSYSWIVLMGLLLYLACFAPGMGPMPWTVNSEIYPLWARSTGNACSAGVNWIFNVLVSLTFLHVAEFLTYYGAFFMYTGLVVLALLFVQGCLPETQGLQLEEIENLFTGQLCSCGVSSPSDNRHIHYIRVKGNNRLLSESDASDVE